Genomic window (Rathayibacter sp. VKM Ac-2760):
CCTCGACGGTCAGCGCGAGCCGGCGGCGGCGCGCCGACTCCGACATCGCGTGCTCGATCTCGCTCCAGACGGTGTCGCGGACGTCGTCGAACTCGGCCCGCAGATCGAGGCTGAACTCGACGCGGCCGGGGATCACGTTGACCGCGCCGGGGAACGCCTCGAGGCGGCCGACGGTGGCGATCGCGCCGTGCTCCCGGGCGATGCGCTCGACGGCCAGGACCGCCTCGGCCGCGCCGGTCAGCGCGTCGCGACGGCGGTCGAACGGCACGCCGCCGGCGTGACCGGCCTTGCCGGTGAGGGTGAGGGCGAAGCGGCGGGCGCCCGCGATCGAGGAGACGACGCCGAGCGCGCGGTCGGCCTCCTCCAGGTACGGGCCCTGCTCGATGTGCGTCTCGAGGTAGGCGAGCACGTCGGCCGCGTCGCGCGCTGCGGTCGAGATGCGCGAGGGGTCGAGGCCGAACTCGTGGAACGCCTCGACGAGGGTGGTTCCGTCGGCGTCCGCCAGCTCCCACCAGTGCTCGTCCCAGGTGCCGGCGAGCGCGCGGGAGCCGAGCAGGGCCGTGCCGAAGCGGGTGCCCTCCTCGTCGCCGAACGCGACGACCTCGACCGCGAACGGCAGCCGGACCCCGGCCGCGTCCAGCCGCGCGACGACAGCGATGGCGAGCAGCACGCCCAGGATGCCGTCGTAGCGTCCCGCGTTCGGCACGGTGTCCAGGTGCGAGCCGAGCAGCAGCGCCGGCAGCCCGGGGGTCGCGCCCTCGTACCGGCCGCACTGGTTGCCCGCCGCGTCCTGCCACGTGCGCATGCCCGCGTCCTCCATCCAGCGCGCCGCCATCGCGTTGACGCGGGCGTGCTCGGGCGAGAGGTAGACCCGCTCGATCGCACCGCGCGTGCTCGAGACGGCCGCGAGCTCGTCGCAGCGCGCGAGGATCGCGGCGGCCTCGACGGCGCCGGTCGCGTCGGTGCCGGTCGCGTCGGTGCCGGTCATGCGGCACCTCCCGCCGCGGAGTCGTACACGCCGTACGCGCCAGCCACGCCGCCGCCCGGGGCGACGGTCGCGCCCGCGCGCCGCAGCACGGCCTCGAGCGCTGCGAGGGTGGTCAGCACCGTGTCCTGGCGGGCGTTGTAGCCCATCGTCCCGATCCGCCACACCTTGCCGTGCAGCGGGCCGAAGGAGGTGCCGATCTCGATGCCGAAGTCCTCCAGCATCGCGCCGCGGACGGCGTCGCCGTTCACGCCGTCCGGGATGTGCACCGCGACGACGTTGTTCATCTTGTGCGCCAGGTCGCCGAAGACGCGCAGGCCCAGCCCCTGCACGCCGGCGAGCATCGCCGCGCCGTGCAGCGCGTGGCGGGCGACGGCGGTGTCGAGACCCTCCTCGACGATCAGCCGGGCGCACTCGCGCGCGCCGTAGAGCATCGTCGTGGCCTCGGTGTGGTGGTTGAGCCGGCGCGGGCCCCAGTAGTCGAAGACCATGCCGAGGTCGAAGTAGTTGGAGCGCACGGGGTGCGCGCTGACCGCGTCGCCCTCGTCGCGGATCCCGGCCTCGATGCTCTTGCGGGCCTCGATCACGGCGACGGCGCGCTCGGAGAAGGTGACGGGAGCCGAGCCGGACGGCCCGCCGAGGCACTTCTGCAACCCGGCCGAGACGGCGTCGAGTCCGAGCTCGTCCGCGGCGAAGGCGTTGCCGGCGAGCGAGGCGGTGACGTCGGTGTAGAACAGCACACCGTGCTTCTCGCAGACGGCGCCGAGCTCCTCGAGCGGCTGCGCCATGGTCGTCGAGGTGTCGCCGTGCACGACGGCGAGCAGCTTCGGCCGCACCCGCTCGATCGCCTCGGTGATGACCGAGACCGGGAAGACCTGGCCCCACTCCGCCTCGATCACGTGCACCTCGGCACCGCAGCGCTCGGCGATCTCGCGGAGGAGGTGACCGAAGCGGCCGAACACGGGCACCAGCACGCGGTCGCCCGGCTCGAGCATCGACACGAGCGCGGCCTCGATGCCGGCGCGGCTGGTGCCGTCGACGAGCATCGTCTTCTCGTTCGCGGTGGCGAAGACGCGGCGGTACAGCTCCTGCGTCTCGGTCATCGTCGCGGTCATGAACGGGTCGTACTGGCCGACCAGCTGCGCCGACATCGCGCGGAGCACCCGCGGATCCGCGTTGATCGGGCCGGGGCCCATCAGCAGGCGCGGGGGCGGATCGATGGGGAGGAACGTCGAGATCGCGGGCGCGGTCGTCATGGGTGCCACTTTCTTCGCAGACGGACGTGCAGAGAAAAACCTGTTTCAGTAAGCGAGCCTACTGCAACAGACGTTTCGCCGGTGTTTCGGCGGCGCGACCCTGCTGGTCGAGTAGCCCGCGCAGCGGGCGTATCGAGACCCGCCTACCCGAGCGCCGCCGCCAGCTCCAGCAGCGCCAGATCCGCCCCCCGCGGCCCGACCAGGCACAGCCCCACCGGCTCGCCCTCCACGCTCAGCCGCGGCACCGACAGCGCCGGATACCCGCCGATCCCCGCGAGGCAGGTCAGCCCGAGCGTCGCCGTCCGCGCGGCATCGATCACCTCGGCCGACGCGTCCAGCGCGGGCGCGACCGACGACGCCGACGGCACGAGCAGCACTCGCCCGCCGAGCACCGCGTCGAGCCGCTCCCGGTACTCCGCCACCCGCTCCCGCGCCGCCGCCTCCGTCGCCGCGTCGATCCGCGCCGCCGCGTCGAACCGCGCCTGCACGTCCGGCGCCAGCACTCCCGGATGCGCCGCGACCCACGCGCCGTCCGACACCCACGCCTCCGCCGCCTGCACCAGCCGGAACGCCTCGAACATCTCCGCCACCGGCGGCACGTCCACCCTCTCGGCTCCCAGCCCCTCGACGACCGCCGAGAACGCCGCCGCGACCGGAGCGTCGACCCGCTCGAGCAGCGCGTCGGCGACGACGAATCCGCCGGCCGGCGACTCCGCGAGCCCGGACAGCGCGAGCCGAGCGACCCGCCGCAGCGTCTCGAGATCCCGCGTCAGCCAGCCCACCGTGTCGAAGCTCGGCGCGAGCGGCAGCAGCCCCGCCACCGGCACCGCACCGTGCGTCGTGCGCAGCCCCCAGAGCCCCTGGTACGAGGCCGGAACGCGGATCGAGCCCGCGGTGTCCGTCGCCAGAGCGATCGACGCCTGCCCGAGCGAGACCGCCGTCGCGGGCCCGCTCGACGAGCCGCCCGGGATCGCCCCGGGGACCGCCGGGTTCGGCGGCGTCCCGTAGCCGGAGTTGCGCCCCGCGATGCTGTAGGCGAACTCGTCGGTCTGCGCGATCCCGCGCACCGTCGCGCCGGCGTCGAGGAGCATCGCGACCGCGGGCGCCGTCTCCCGCTCCACCGGAGCCTCCGCGAGCCGCGCCGGGATCCCGGCGCCGATCCGCTGCCCCTCGATCGCGAAGAGGTCCTTCACCGCCACGTCGAGCCCGTCGAGCGCTCCGGAGCCGGTCGCCGGCACGAGCGGCGCCCCCACCGCGCGCCACACGCGCACATCGAGTGCGGGCGCCGGCGCCTGCACCTGGGCGGCCCGCACCCGCCAGTCCCCCGAGTCGCGCGACCAGAGCTGGGTCACGAGCCCTCGGCCGCCCTTCGCCGGCAGGTTCACCGTCACCACCAGCGCGTCGTCCGCCCCCAGCGCCCGCACGTGCAGCTCGGCGAGGCGTCGCGGCGGCGTCCCCCCGCGCCGCCCGCGGAACCCCGTGATCGCCTCGTGCCCGACGAGCAGCCCGGCGGCGTCGCCGCGCAGGGTCGTCGGCTCGCGGACGAAGGCGTCGGCGAGCGCCGGCACGTCGTCGGCCGCCAGTGCGGCCTCGTAGGCGAGCACCGCGTCGACGAGCCCGTCGGGCAGCTCGCCCTCCAGCGTCGTGATGCGCGGCTCGGCGCTGTGCGGCTCGGTGCTGCGCGGATCGGTGCCGTGCGGATCGGTCACGTGCGGCTCAGTCATCGAAGTCCGCCGTCCGCACGCGGGCGTGCACGCCCTTCACCAGGTCGACGACCTGGGAGATGTTGAAGTCGGTCGCCGCGCTGAGGTACGCGTAGGCGAGGCTCGGATCCATCCCGTAGCGCGCCCGCAGCAGCGCGATCGCCGCGCGGACGCAGTTCTGCACCGCCACGTCGAGGTCCTCGTCCATGCCGGTCGGCACCAGGAACTCGTCCGTCTCCCCGAGCGGACCCGCGATCTCGCCGAACGCGGCGAGCGCCTCCGCCCGCGGGACCACCTCGAGGCGCACCCGCACGCGCAGGCTCGCCTCCATCGCCGTCAGCGCGACCTCGCCGTCGCCCTGCGCGAAGTGCGGATCGCCGACGTACGCGAGCGCCCCCGGCACCTGCACCGGCAGATAGACGCTCGTCCCCGCCGTCAGCAGCGAGATGTCGATGTTGCCGCCGTGCGCCCCCGGCGGGACGGAGTGCGGGCGCTCGTCGCCCGCCACCGCGACCCCCATGATCCCGAGGAACGGGTGCAGCTCGAAGCGCGCCGAGCGCTCGCTCCCCGGCGTGAGCGGCAGCACCCCGCGCCGGACGCCGTCCGCGCCCTCCTCCACGCGCGCGAAGGCGCTGAACAAGCCGGCCGCCAGCGGGTACTCCCCCGGCAGCGCACCGCGCCCGTGCCGGTTCGAGATGACGCCGTAGGGCACCCGCGGCGCGGCCTCGAGCAGCGTCATCCGGAGCAGGTCGCCGGGCTGCGCACCGCGCACCGCGATCGGTCCCGTCACCACGTGCGGGCCGTCGACCGCGGTGTCGCGGAACGGCCCCGCGGCCGCGAGCTCGATCGCGTCGCGCAGCACGCCCTCCGGAGCGACGCCGTGCGCGCCGAAGAACGCGGCGGGATCCCGCCCCTGGTCCTCCAGCACCCCCTCGTGGCTCAGCGTGTCGATGACGATCTCGGCACCGGAGTCGACCGTCAGCACCGCCGTGTCGCCCGCGCAGGGCAGCCGCCCCCAGAGCACCGAGCCGGGTCGCGCCGGCAGGTACTCGACCCCCGCCGGGACTCCCTCGCCGGGCTGGATCGCCCACTCCGCCTGCCGCATCCTCCGCCGCCTCTCCGCGCGGGTCCGCCCCGCGATCCGTTCGAGAGTAGCGGCGCCGTGTTTCCGCCCCGTGTTCCAGCGCCCGCCGCATCCCTGGCAGAATCGGCGTCGCACCTCCCCCCTTCCCCCCCTCCCCTCCTTTCTCGCGAGATGCCACTTGTGCTCGCGACACGCCGGCGGAGGCGCTCACAAGTGGCATCTCGCGGCCCCCGCCCACCCCTCCGACGACAGGACCCCCGTGTTCCGACGCCTGCGCACGCGCACCGACAACGTCCACCTCGGCCTCATGCTCGCGCTGACCTTCTCGACCGGCATCATCGACGCCGTCGGCTACCTCGGGCTCGACCGGGTCTTCACCGGCAACATGACCGGCAACGTGGTCATCCTCGGCATGGCTCTCGCCGGCGCCGACGACCTCCCCATCGTCGGACCGATCATCGCCCTCGCCGGCTTCATGCTCGGCGCCGCGATCGGCGGCCGCGTCCTGCGCCCGGTCAAGGCCGGCTGGACCACCCGCTCCTCCTGGCTCTTCACCGTCGTCGGCCTGCTGATGGCCGTGCTCGCCGTCGTCCTCGGCGTCGTCCCCGAGCACCCCGAGCCCCTCGCCCTGACCGTCACCGGCGTGCTGGGCCTCGCGATGGGCCTCCAGGCCGCGACCGCCCGCCACATCGCGGTCAAGGACGTCACCACCGTCGTCGTCACCTCGACCATCACCGGCCTCGCCGCCGACTCCCGCCTCGGCGGCGGCAAGGGCCAGCCCTGGTTCCGCCGCGCCACCGCGGTCGTCCTGATCGCCGCCGGCGCCGGAGTCGGCGCCCTGGCACTCAACGTCGGCCTCTGGCTCGGCCTCGCCATCGCGGCCGCCATCACCCTGATCGCCTCGCTCCTCGGCCACCTCATCGCCCACGTGAAGCACGCGACCCCCGCGGAGGAGAAGGCCGCGGCCTGACCTCGCCGGGTCCTGCCTTCCTTTCCCCAGTTATGCACACGTTCCTTTGCACACCACGGCGTTGTGCGTAGGATTCCGACCATAGCGTTGGAGGAACAGGATGCCCGGCTACCGAATCGACTCGCAGCTCGCAGAGCTCGGTGAGAACGTACGCGGCTGGCGCATGGTGCTGGGCCTGACCGCTCAGCAGGTCGCGGAGCGCGCCGGTATCACTCGCGCGACAGTGCACAAGATCGAGGCGGGTGACCCCGGTGTGCGCTTCGGAAGCGTCGCTCAGGTCCTCCGAGCCCTCGGAGTGCTCGATCAGACCATCGCCGCTACCGACCCCCTCGCCAGCGACATCGGCCGACTGCGCGCCGGCCGTCTGACGAAGAAACGCGCCCGATGACCACCGTGGATGTTCTGGTCGACGAGAACGGCCGCTCCCGGCCGGTCGGTCGAGCGCACTTCACCCGCACGCGAGGCGAGGTCTCCACGACCTTCCTCTACGACGCCGACTACCTCGCAAGCGGAGGTACGAGCATCGACCCCGCGCTGCCACTCGTGAGCGGCTCGCAACATCAGACCGGCCTCGTCCGTGCCTTCTCCGACAGCGCCCCCGACCGCTGGGGACGCAACCTCGTCGAGAAGGCCGAGCGGATCCGCGCGCGCGAGGAGAACCGCGCACCCCGCCGCCTCGACGACGTCGACTTCCTTCTCGGCGTGAGTGACGACACCCGGCAGGGCGCACTCCGCTACCGCCTTCCCGGCAGCGCAGCGTTCAGCGGGGAGCCCTCGACGGTCCCCCCGTTGCTGTCCCTGCCGACGCTCCTGCGTGCCGCGGACGACGTCTCCGCGGACGAGGACCCCAGCCGCGCGGTCAAGCAGCTTCTCGACACGGGGACGACCGGTCTGGGCGGGGCGCGACCGAAG
Coding sequences:
- a CDS encoding allantoate amidohydrolase, with protein sequence MTGTDATGTDATGAVEAAAILARCDELAAVSSTRGAIERVYLSPEHARVNAMAARWMEDAGMRTWQDAAGNQCGRYEGATPGLPALLLGSHLDTVPNAGRYDGILGVLLAIAVVARLDAAGVRLPFAVEVVAFGDEEGTRFGTALLGSRALAGTWDEHWWELADADGTTLVEAFHEFGLDPSRISTAARDAADVLAYLETHIEQGPYLEEADRALGVVSSIAGARRFALTLTGKAGHAGGVPFDRRRDALTGAAEAVLAVERIAREHGAIATVGRLEAFPGAVNVIPGRVEFSLDLRAEFDDVRDTVWSEIEHAMSESARRRRLALTVEETHSAPAVVAADWLQDVVRTGIRATGDEQPMVLFSKAGHDAMAVADLTEYAMLFIRCEGGVSHHPEESVTEADVAVALDAFEAAVHAFAEAKAGRM
- a CDS encoding acetamidase/formamidase family protein, with product MRQAEWAIQPGEGVPAGVEYLPARPGSVLWGRLPCAGDTAVLTVDSGAEIVIDTLSHEGVLEDQGRDPAAFFGAHGVAPEGVLRDAIELAAAGPFRDTAVDGPHVVTGPIAVRGAQPGDLLRMTLLEAAPRVPYGVISNRHGRGALPGEYPLAAGLFSAFARVEEGADGVRRGVLPLTPGSERSARFELHPFLGIMGVAVAGDERPHSVPPGAHGGNIDISLLTAGTSVYLPVQVPGALAYVGDPHFAQGDGEVALTAMEASLRVRVRLEVVPRAEALAAFGEIAGPLGETDEFLVPTGMDEDLDVAVQNCVRAAIALLRARYGMDPSLAYAYLSAATDFNISQVVDLVKGVHARVRTADFDD
- a CDS encoding YoaK family protein, with protein sequence MFRRLRTRTDNVHLGLMLALTFSTGIIDAVGYLGLDRVFTGNMTGNVVILGMALAGADDLPIVGPIIALAGFMLGAAIGGRVLRPVKAGWTTRSSWLFTVVGLLMAVLAVVLGVVPEHPEPLALTVTGVLGLAMGLQAATARHIAVKDVTTVVVTSTITGLAADSRLGGGKGQPWFRRATAVVLIAAGAGVGALALNVGLWLGLAIAAAITLIASLLGHLIAHVKHATPAEEKAAA
- a CDS encoding helix-turn-helix transcriptional regulator, whose amino-acid sequence is MPGYRIDSQLAELGENVRGWRMVLGLTAQQVAERAGITRATVHKIEAGDPGVRFGSVAQVLRALGVLDQTIAATDPLASDIGRLRAGRLTKKRAR
- a CDS encoding alanine--glyoxylate aminotransferase family protein: MTTAPAISTFLPIDPPPRLLMGPGPINADPRVLRAMSAQLVGQYDPFMTATMTETQELYRRVFATANEKTMLVDGTSRAGIEAALVSMLEPGDRVLVPVFGRFGHLLREIAERCGAEVHVIEAEWGQVFPVSVITEAIERVRPKLLAVVHGDTSTTMAQPLEELGAVCEKHGVLFYTDVTASLAGNAFAADELGLDAVSAGLQKCLGGPSGSAPVTFSERAVAVIEARKSIEAGIRDEGDAVSAHPVRSNYFDLGMVFDYWGPRRLNHHTEATTMLYGARECARLIVEEGLDTAVARHALHGAAMLAGVQGLGLRVFGDLAHKMNNVVAVHIPDGVNGDAVRGAMLEDFGIEIGTSFGPLHGKVWRIGTMGYNARQDTVLTTLAALEAVLRRAGATVAPGGGVAGAYGVYDSAAGGAA
- a CDS encoding AtzH-like domain-containing protein; translation: MTEPHVTDPHGTDPRSTEPHSAEPRITTLEGELPDGLVDAVLAYEAALAADDVPALADAFVREPTTLRGDAAGLLVGHEAITGFRGRRGGTPPRRLAELHVRALGADDALVVTVNLPAKGGRGLVTQLWSRDSGDWRVRAAQVQAPAPALDVRVWRAVGAPLVPATGSGALDGLDVAVKDLFAIEGQRIGAGIPARLAEAPVERETAPAVAMLLDAGATVRGIAQTDEFAYSIAGRNSGYGTPPNPAVPGAIPGGSSSGPATAVSLGQASIALATDTAGSIRVPASYQGLWGLRTTHGAVPVAGLLPLAPSFDTVGWLTRDLETLRRVARLALSGLAESPAGGFVVADALLERVDAPVAAAFSAVVEGLGAERVDVPPVAEMFEAFRLVQAAEAWVSDGAWVAAHPGVLAPDVQARFDAAARIDAATEAAARERVAEYRERLDAVLGGRVLLVPSASSVAPALDASAEVIDAARTATLGLTCLAGIGGYPALSVPRLSVEGEPVGLCLVGPRGADLALLELAAALG